The Poriferisphaera corsica DNA segment GTACTTCCCCGCCATCCACCAATTCAAATCGCTTCTCAACCATCACACTCCGCACGATCCCCTCATAAACCTTCCCCGGCATACCCGGTCCAGTCGAATAATGTATCGTGTGGATCGCGTCCACAATCTGATTTTCTTTCGCTTCTAATGACATCTATATCTGCTCGCAATCTTTGCGAAGCACTCAGACAGGAAACCATACCTTGCATGAGCCTGCACGCTCACGCAATTCATCAACCATATCGATACCCACCTCACATGCTTTACGCGCCTTCTTCCGCTTCCTCTCTAACGGCCCACCCCAAGCGCACAACCCCTCCCATCTTCTTTTCTATGCCTTCCTAATCCTGACTTCTTTTTCTATGCAATAAAATACGCAGGGAACAAAACCATTATCAACAATCTCTTTGCTTCTGTAAACGTCTTATCACAAGAACACTTAACCCCGCTTGAGCAAGTTGCATCATGACATGCCACATGTCCTGCGAAACAATCGGAAGCAGGCTCGTATGAGAAGCGTTTTTAACGTAACGACCCACTGGTTAATGAGGCAAGTAATTTTACAAAACGCTCTAAAATCCCACTTTTTGTGGTTTATTCCTTGATAACTTCTCCCCCGCACCCCACTGTCCACCGCTAACCACCCATTCATCACTCACCCAACCTTCACTCTTGCAAGCTCTGCAAACTTCTGCGACCATCCTCCCTATGGATGCATTCGTAATTCAAGGCGGAAAACGGCTCACCGGCACAGTCAGAATTCACGGCTCTAAAAACGCCGCGCTACCCCTCATGGCTGCTGCCCTTCTTACTGACCAACCTCTCACCCTCAAAGATGTCCCCGATCTCTCCGACATCCGCAACATGGTCAAACTCCTCAAATCTCTCGGTTGCACCATCGACTCCACCCCCGACCTCGGCACGACCTCCGATGGCCTCGGCGTCGATATCAAACTCCACGCAACCGATCCTTCCAAATCCCTCGCGCATTACGACATTGTCCGCACCATGCGTGCCGGCATCTGTGCCCTCGGCCCACTCCTCGCCAAACGTGGTTACGCCAAAGTCTCTATGCCCGGCGGATGCGCGATCGGCGACCGACCTGTCGATCTCCACATCCGAGGCCTCCAGCAACTCGGCGCCAAAATCCATCTTGCCGAAGGATACATCATTGCCGAAGGCCCCAACGGCCCCGGCTCAAAACTCCAAGGCGCACACGTCTTCCTCGGCGGGCCCAACGGCTCAACCGTCCTTGGCACAGCAAACGTTCTTTCCGCCGCCGCACTCGCCGAAGGCACAACCATTATCGAGTGCGCCGCTTGTGAACCTGAAATCGAAGACCTCGCCAACCTGCTCAACAGCATGGGCGCCAAGATCACCGGCGCAGGCTCGCCCGTCGTCACCGTCGAAGGCGTCGACGAACTCACCGCCGCAACGCACACCATCATGCCCGACCGCATCGAAGCCGGCACATACGTCATCGCTTCCGCCATCACCAACGGCGACGTCATCCTCGAAAACTTTCCAACCCGCACACTCACCGCCGCGCTCGACCGTCTCCGCGTCATCGGCGTCGACGTCACACCCATTCCCCCTCATTCTTCATCAACACAATCACTCGAACCGATTACCACGCCCGATTCCGGCACCCCTATCGCCACATTAGAACCCAAAACCACAACCCTTCCCGGCCTCCGCGACACCGTTCGCATCGCAACCTCTCGCCGCCTCGAACCCGCCCACGTCGTCACCCAACCCCACCCCGGCTTCCCCACAGACCTTCAAGCCCAACTCATGGCTCTCCTCACCCTCGCCGACGGCAACTCCGTCATCACCGAAAAAATCTTCCCCGACCGATTCCTCCACGTCCCCGAACTCCTCCGCATGGGCGCTTCCCTCACACGCATCGGCCCCTCCGTCATGGTCACCGGCGTCCGCGAACTCATCGGCGCCCCCGTCATGGCCTCCGATCTACGCGCCTCCGCAGGCCTCGTTCTCGCAGGCCTCGCCGCACGCGGCACCACCACCATCAACCGCGTCTATCACCTCGATAGAGGTTATCAGCGCATGGAACTCACTCTCCAAAAACTCGGCGCCGACATCCAGCGCGTCAAAGGCGCTTCCGTCTAACAAAAAAGCCTCACTCTTCACGAGCAAGGCTCTAAAACCGTTCATGTTTATTATCGTTTAGAGCAGTTTGCATGTTGACTTGCCGTGTGAATCAATGTTGCAATCGACAGTCATTTAATCTGAAAACTGTTTTTACGTAACGACCAATTGGTCAACGCGGCAAGTGTTTACGCAAAACGCTCTAATACACCTCATCAATTTTTCGCCGCTCACGATCTTTTTCTCTCACCTCAATATCAACCCGAAACGATTTACCCAGACGCGTACGTTCCCATGGCCGGCGGTAATCTATAACCAGTCTCACTTCGCCTGACTTCTTTGCCTTAAACCGCCATACACTTTCCCCGCCTGTTCCCACCATCCCTTCTTCTCTTTCATCCTTCTCATACTCACCCAATCCTTCTTGTTCTAGCACACCATCCCCACTCCAGCCACGCGGCAACATCCACATATACCCTGTCGTCCGATTACTCTCAAGTTCTACCACAACCTCATCACCTTCCCATACCGTCACCGTTTTTCCATCATCCTTCTCAGTGATCCGGACAACCGTAAATAGTCGCGGCGCCTCTTCACCATCCACATGATCCTTCCCATCAACCCGCGTATCGCCCGAGCAGGCACCTACCAGCATCAACAATGTCATCACTAATATTAAAATAACGCCCTTTAGCATTTGTCTATCCTTCGGTTAGTGTCCGAAAACCCATTCCCTTTATCCATGCCTCGATTCTCTGGGAATTCAATAATACCGCCCTCTGCCATGCTCACTCCCCTCACCGTCCTCCTGTACGACCGGGTAATTCGCCGTCTCGCCTTTCACTACATTCACCGTTACCCGAAACACCTTCATCGGTTCTTCATCCTTCTCATAAGGCCGGTGATAAATAAACTTCAAATTGACCAGCCCCGTTTTATTTGCCAAAAAGATCCACGTCCTGATGCCCCCCGTCCCCACAGCTTTCCCTTCCTCATCCTCGTCAGGCTCAAACAACGGCCTGCCCACCGGTGCCAAAATCTCTCGACGGTCCTGCGACAACGTCCACAAAAACCCCGTCGTCGGATCCGCTCTCAGCCGCACATGCAAACTCTCTCCCGTCTTGATATACACCAGCGCCCCATTGTCTTCACCACTCACAACCTCAACCTTCTTACCACGCCCATCCAGCGTCTTCATCGTCTTCGCCGTTGGATAGTATGGCTCCTGGCAGCCGACCATTGCCGATGCCCACAGTACCACACCAATAGCTACCAATATAATCCGCAGATCGCTTATTGCCATCCGTTTTTCTCCCGACACGCATTCATTTCCAACCCTCTTTTACCCTCGTATCTCCGCTATCGTCAACATTCATCCGCCAAATAACCGCCTATCTATGTAATAGGGGATTGACACCATAACTTTGAAAATCAATAACAAAAAAAGACGTACCAGCCTGCGCCAGCACGTCCATATAATCATCTATTCATCAGTTAATGATTCAGCTAATCATCCATCTCGCTGAAATCATCAATAATCACATCAGGATGATCCGGCGTATCAACCCCTTCAACAAACCGATATCCCCTCGGCAACAACCGCTCCCCTTCCTTCTTTGCACGAATCCGTTCTTCTGCGGTGATCTTCTGCTTCCCTCGGATCACAAATTTAATCGGCACCTCACTATACGGCACCACATCACGCAACCGATTCATCATGAATCGCTGATAATTATTATCAAACAATTCCGGGTGATTTACGTTCAACGCAATCGTCGGCGGATTCACCGAAATCTGCGCCGCATAATAAACCTTCGCACGCTTGCCGCTCTTACCGCCGCTCGGCCCCCTAAGCTGCATCAACGCCCCAATAAACGTATTCACTTCGCTCGTCGACAAACGCAAACTCGTCTGGTTATACAACGCCATAACAATATCCATTGCCTCATGGATACCCTTCTTGTCCTTCGCGCTCGTAAACACAATCGGAGCATACGACATCGCGCCCAGCGCCTTGTCCATATACTCAACATACTGTTCTTTCGTGTATGTCTTTTCAGCCAAGTCCCACTTGTTGATCACAAACACAGTCGCTCGGAAATGCTTCCGGATTTCATTCACCAACTGCTTGTCCACCTGAGACACAGGCACACTCGCATCAATCAACATCACACAAACATCCGCACGCCTCACAGACCTGAGAGATCTATGATGCGAATAGAACTCAATGTCGTCCGCCAAACTTTTTCGCTTACGCATCCCCGCCGTGTCAATCGCCGTAAACTTTCGGCCATCCCGCTTAAACGGCACATCCACCGAGTCACGCGTCGTTCCCAATTCGTCCGACACAATCACACGATCATCGCCAACCAACGCATTCACAAACGTACTTTTGCCCGCATTACGTTTCCCAACAAACGCAACCTTAATCCCCTCGTCCGGCTTCGTCACCGCATCACCCATCGATGCCAAATGATCAAAATCAATTTTCTCTCTAATCGCACGATAGAGTGCGTACTCATTATTCTTGTTCTTTGCGCTCATCATCAGCGGATCGCCAAACCCCAGCCCCGACGTCTCATATGCGCCCGCTTCATGCGTCGACCCATCAACCTTATTCGCGATCAGCAGCACCGGCGTCTTTAAATCCGATTTCCTAAGCACACTCGCAACCGTATAGTCCAGCGGCACCAAGCCCTGCTGTGCATCAACCATAAACAGCACAAGATCAGCATCCGCAATCCCAATCTCGATCTGCCGTTCAACATCAGCCGTTAAATTTTGCGTATCCTCAATCCCATACCCGCCCGTATCCACCAACTCCGCATAATTCGGTTCCAATCCCCGCTCCAAATTCGGAATCTCCACCGGCGTGCTCACACGGTCACGCGTCACACCCGCTGTCGGATCCACAATACTGATCCGTCTGCCCGCCATCATGTTCATCAGCGAACTCTTACCAACATTCGGCCGACCCACAATCACAATCTTCGGCAAATAACCGCCGTCGGGTACGCTCATCGCACACCTGCCTTTCATCTCATTCTTCCGCTCAGCCACGCTTCACAGCCATCCAAGCGGAATATCCGGATTCTTTACCCTATCCAGTTCGGGCCTCAGCACTCGCCAAGGAGCCACACATTCTAGCCCATCCCCACCCCTCATCCAAATCAAACCACCCATTAATCAATCCCAAGCCCCTAACCGCCGGTCAGGGGGTATCGTTCAGCACCAGCATCGTTTACCTGCTAGTTACTCCTCCTCACCCAATGTATCAAGTGTTTCTGGGAGCCGATACGGATAGAACACTTCCGCCGTCCGATCACGATTCACCTGAATAATCGTGAATCTATCCGGTGCAGCAGGCAATGGCGTATACGTCACCCACCAATAACCTTCATCCACGATGTAATCCGCTTCAACCGATACACCCAAATAATCATAATCCCAATCATATGGCTCAAACCCCATGTCCTCCTGAGGTAAGAACAACATAGGCTGATAAAACGCATTCGCAATCTGCACCGCCTCATACCCACTCATCGATTTAGGCGACTGTTTGTCTTCTTCAAAAACAACCTCATTACGCACACACCCCACCATCAACATGCACAAACACATCAATCCTATTATGGACGTTCGTTGCTTTAACATCACATGCTTCCCTAGTAATTCATTAGAATCATCGATCACTATCATTCTAATAGACCCAGCATTAAAATAGCGATTGATTATTCGGTATTATCCTTCTTCCGAGGCCTTTCATGCCCATCCCCCCCCCCCACACAACCTCCGAGGTTAATCTCTCCTCAACTCTTCTTCTGCTTCGCCTGCAGTTACAACCTCCCCCACCATTGCCCGCCTAATCATCCCATACGTTTCCTCCGGCCGCTCCATCCCTATACCTTCCGAAAAATCTTCTAATTATCTATCCACCGAATAGGCATTAATTTCCCACCGCCCAACCTTCTCGTTCGCATACAACTCACGCCAGCCCACAAACCCCAGCCCAAAAGCCAATACCAAAACCGTAAACAATCGCATCATGATGTGCCCCATCGGAAATCAAAAATCGGAATCAAAAACAAGGATAGATCTACCTGATAGACGAACCTAAACATGATCTGTTTCAGATTCTCAACCAGCATCAAACACCAAAACATCGCAGGCAAGCGGGCACGTAAACCCGTACTAGCAAACCATCCCGCTCGCGTTTTCTTACCTATTTCTCAGGTAATTCTTATATTCTTCTAGAAGTGAATTTTATCGCACATATTTAGGGCTAAATTTTGAAAATACCAATTTGAAAAACCAATTTTTGAGTTAATATTGCTTTCGACTTTCAATTCATAATTCAACACACGTAACATGGGGAGCAAACATGTTCACGCGCCACCAATTCGCCCAATCTCTCGCCCTGTCCACAATCGCTGCACTACCCCTCACCTCAACCACCCACGCCAAAATCCTCACCCCCGACGACCTCGTCGGCAAGACCCACCTCACAGAACTCTCACTCTCCAGCAAAAAAATCACCGACATCTCAGGCAGCCCCTTCGTCGATATGACCAACCTCGAAGACCTCACCTTCTACTCCAACAAACTCACCACACTCGACGCCGGCGACTTCACCGGACTCATCAACCTCAAAGAACTCGACTTCACATCAAACACCATCAACACCATAAACGCCAACGCCTTCGCCGGACTGCAAAGCCTTGAAAAACTAGAACTTAATATCAACCAAATCTCCCAACTCCAAAACGGCGCCTTCACCGGCCTCACCAGCCTCCAACACCTCAACCTCAGCAGCAATCAACTCACCTCATTCAACGTCGGCCCCGATCACGACCTCACCGCACTCAAATCAATCAATCTATTCAGCAACAAAATCACCGACTTCAAAAACATCAACATCATCGGCATGTCCCAACTCGAAGAACTCCGCCTATCCGCCAACCCCCTTGTCCAACTAAAACAAGACTCTCTCTCCCATCTCAGCCAACTCAAATACCTCAGCTTCGAGCTCACCACCTCTTTCATCAACGCCCATGCCTTCCTCCCCATGACCAACCTCCAGCATCTCGGCCTCGAAAACCATGCCATCAATGACCTGCGCAACATCTCCTTCCAAGGCCTAAATAACCTCAAAAGCCTCTACTTCGAATCCAGCACGCTCACCGAACTCTACCAAGAGTCCTTCACCCACCTAAACAGCATCGAAGAACTCCACTTCTACACAC contains these protein-coding regions:
- a CDS encoding UDP-N-acetylglucosamine 1-carboxyvinyltransferase, yielding MDAFVIQGGKRLTGTVRIHGSKNAALPLMAAALLTDQPLTLKDVPDLSDIRNMVKLLKSLGCTIDSTPDLGTTSDGLGVDIKLHATDPSKSLAHYDIVRTMRAGICALGPLLAKRGYAKVSMPGGCAIGDRPVDLHIRGLQQLGAKIHLAEGYIIAEGPNGPGSKLQGAHVFLGGPNGSTVLGTANVLSAAALAEGTTIIECAACEPEIEDLANLLNSMGAKITGAGSPVVTVEGVDELTAATHTIMPDRIEAGTYVIASAITNGDVILENFPTRTLTAALDRLRVIGVDVTPIPPHSSSTQSLEPITTPDSGTPIATLEPKTTTLPGLRDTVRIATSRRLEPAHVVTQPHPGFPTDLQAQLMALLTLADGNSVITEKIFPDRFLHVPELLRMGASLTRIGPSVMVTGVRELIGAPVMASDLRASAGLVLAGLAARGTTTINRVYHLDRGYQRMELTLQKLGADIQRVKGASV
- a CDS encoding protease inhibitor I42 family protein, translated to MLKGVILILVMTLLMLVGACSGDTRVDGKDHVDGEEAPRLFTVVRITEKDDGKTVTVWEGDEVVVELESNRTTGYMWMLPRGWSGDGVLEQEGLGEYEKDEREEGMVGTGGESVWRFKAKKSGEVRLVIDYRRPWERTRLGKSFRVDIEVREKDRERRKIDEVY
- a CDS encoding protease inhibitor I42 family protein — translated: MAISDLRIILVAIGVVLWASAMVGCQEPYYPTAKTMKTLDGRGKKVEVVSGEDNGALVYIKTGESLHVRLRADPTTGFLWTLSQDRREILAPVGRPLFEPDEDEEGKAVGTGGIRTWIFLANKTGLVNLKFIYHRPYEKDEEPMKVFRVTVNVVKGETANYPVVQEDGEGSEHGRGRYY
- the der gene encoding ribosome biogenesis GTPase Der — translated: MAERKNEMKGRCAMSVPDGGYLPKIVIVGRPNVGKSSLMNMMAGRRISIVDPTAGVTRDRVSTPVEIPNLERGLEPNYAELVDTGGYGIEDTQNLTADVERQIEIGIADADLVLFMVDAQQGLVPLDYTVASVLRKSDLKTPVLLIANKVDGSTHEAGAYETSGLGFGDPLMMSAKNKNNEYALYRAIREKIDFDHLASMGDAVTKPDEGIKVAFVGKRNAGKSTFVNALVGDDRVIVSDELGTTRDSVDVPFKRDGRKFTAIDTAGMRKRKSLADDIEFYSHHRSLRSVRRADVCVMLIDASVPVSQVDKQLVNEIRKHFRATVFVINKWDLAEKTYTKEQYVEYMDKALGAMSYAPIVFTSAKDKKGIHEAMDIVMALYNQTSLRLSTSEVNTFIGALMQLRGPSGGKSGKRAKVYYAAQISVNPPTIALNVNHPELFDNNYQRFMMNRLRDVVPYSEVPIKFVIRGKQKITAEERIRAKKEGERLLPRGYRFVEGVDTPDHPDVIIDDFSEMDD